In Syntrophotaleaceae bacterium, the DNA window GGGCGGAGGGCAGATCCCGAAGTCTGGGACCGGCGGCAGCAATCACCAGCTTGGAGCCCTGCTGGAAGCCGCTGCCGGAATAGTCGAGAGTGTCGATGGTGGTGCGGGTCTGAAAATGGAGATCGCGCCGCCAGTCGACCCGTTCCAGCAGGTGGTGGAAGAAAGCGGGGATGTCCTCGACGCGAAGGGCCGGATCATCGCTGCCGTTGACGATGAACAGGTATTTGGCCAGGGAAAGCTGGCCGGTGCCGAGCAGGGCGCTGGCCTGGGTCAGCAGTTCCTGCGGCGCCGGGTTTTCGGCGAAGGGGGTGTACCTTTCGCTGCCGATGGCCAGCAGCAGGGGATGCACTCCGGCGGCGTCGACGGCATGGATCGCCGAAACCCCCGGCACCAGCGTGGGGATGACCGGGCCGGTCAGCTCGTGGATGAAGGCGCCGAAAACGCTGTCCTCCTGGGGCGGGCGGCCGACGCTGGTGAAGGGCCAGATGGCGCCGGAACGGTGGAAAACCTCCTCCACAGCCAGCACCGGGAAGTCATGCTGCAGGCTGTAGTAGCCGAGATGGTCGCCGAAGGGCCCCTCCGGAAGGGTTTTGCCCGGAATCACCGTTCCGGTAATGCAGAAATCGGCCTCGGCCGGGATCGGGAGCCGTTCCGGACGGGAGATCATGGAGATGCGGCCGCCGAGGAGTCCGGCGAAGCAGAGTTCGGGCATCCCTTCCGGCAACGGCATCACGGCCGCCATGGTCAAAGCCGGGGGGCCGCCGACGAAGATGTTGACCCTAAAGGGGCGACCCTCTTTCAATGCCTCGGTATGGTGGACTCCGATGCCCCGGTGCAACTGGTAGTGAAGGCCGACCTCCTCGCCTGGTCGATAGCTGTTGCCGGCGAGCTGCACCCGGTACATGCCGAGATTGGAATGGCGGATGCCCGGCCGGGAGACGCTTTCCGAATAAACCAGGGGCAGTGTGATGAAGGGGCCGCCGTCCTCGGGCCAGGACTTGAGCTGCGGGAGTTTGTCGATGGTGGTCCTGTGTCGCAGGATAGGCCCACCGCTCACCTTGCGGGGCAGCAGATTCAGGGCGCCGAGCAGGGCGCCGGGCCAGAGGGCGGGGGTTTTCAGCAACCGAAGGGGGTCGGCTTTGAGGGCAAAAAGCTGCTGAATTGTCGGCCAGGTATCCCGAAACAGGAAGCGGGTCCGGTCGAGGGTGCCGAACAGGTTGCCGAGCATGGGGAAGGAGCAGTTCCGAACCCGGGTGAACAGGAGGGCGGGACCACCGGCCTGACAGACCCGGCGCTGCACCGCGGCGATCTCCAGATCGGCGTCCAGTTCGTCGTCGATGCGGATCAGTTGGACGGTCCGTTCCAGATCCCGGACGCATTCGGCGAGATTGCGGTAGCCCATTCGGGTTGATTCCTTAATGTAGGGGCAGACCTATGTGTCTGCCCTTCACGGCAGGGCGGACACATAGGTCCGCCCCTACGAGGTTTGCATTATTTGCGATGGTAACAGAAAAGGGGGCATCCGCCCCCTTTCCCTTGCTCGAAACTGATCCTTCAACGCCGATCAGAAACTGTCGAGAATTTCCTTTTTCTTGGCCTGGTACTCCTGTTCCGTGATCCAGCCCTTCTCCCGGATTCTTTGCAGAATTTCAAGGCGGTCCTCGATCTTTTTCATATCACCGGACACAGGTGCGGCAGGTGCCACCGATGGGGCGGCCGTGGGAGCGGCAGCGGGCGGAGCCTGTTTCATCTGCTCGATGGTCTGTTTCATCTCCTGAATTTCGGAGCGCAACTGCTGCTGTTCGGCTTCAAGCTGGGCACTGGTTTCTCGTACTTCGCTGGCTTCGCGGAAAGCCTCTTTGGCTGTTTCCTTGGCCTCTTTTTTTTGGGCGACAGCCGTTTTCCAAAGCTGTGGGTCGGTGTTCAACACCATCCAGTCCGGCCGCTCCACCCCAGCAATGGTTGGGGTTTCCAGGCCGGCCATGGGAACCGGTTTCCACGCCACGGGTGCCGGTTTTCTGGGATCAGGCGCTTTATACATGCGGGTTCCGGGTTCCAGTGGATATAACCGACGCTCAACATTGTCGATATAAGGTTTATGGAGATCACCGATTATGAGGTTAAGTTTTCCATCTACAAAGAAGACCCGACCAGTCACGTATTGGCGATCGCTGTTGAATGAAATAAAATCTCTGTGGACTCCGGCGATGGCGAAGGTGACATCTTCCCTGGTCTTTGCAGTTGCAAGGCCGGTGCTGATCGCCTCGGAAAGAATGACCACCTCTTTTGAGGTGAAAATGGGTAATAGTTTCCCTTTTTCAACATATTCAGCATCGAGAGAACCGAGAATGTTCTCGATCTGTTGTGCGGGGATTGTTACGGGATGATCATTGGGCGGAGTTGTGTCCGTAAGGCGATCCTGTTTTTCAACGCGTACGTACTGATCCCGATGTTTCCAGATATAGTTGCTCGGGTCTTCTTTGTTGCCGGCAAGGAAAGAGCCGCTGCAGCCGGTGAGGATCACCAACGCCAGGGCTGCGAACGCCAGGCGCCGCAAAGTTGTTCTGCAATCACTTTTAACGTTTTTTTGCCTCATTGCTTGCTCCTCCTGCCAGATTGAATGTGTGGGACAATTGCAGAAAAATATTACG includes these proteins:
- a CDS encoding UbiD family decarboxylase: MGYRNLAECVRDLERTVQLIRIDDELDADLEIAAVQRRVCQAGGPALLFTRVRNCSFPMLGNLFGTLDRTRFLFRDTWPTIQQLFALKADPLRLLKTPALWPGALLGALNLLPRKVSGGPILRHRTTIDKLPQLKSWPEDGGPFITLPLVYSESVSRPGIRHSNLGMYRVQLAGNSYRPGEEVGLHYQLHRGIGVHHTEALKEGRPFRVNIFVGGPPALTMAAVMPLPEGMPELCFAGLLGGRISMISRPERLPIPAEADFCITGTVIPGKTLPEGPFGDHLGYYSLQHDFPVLAVEEVFHRSGAIWPFTSVGRPPQEDSVFGAFIHELTGPVIPTLVPGVSAIHAVDAAGVHPLLLAIGSERYTPFAENPAPQELLTQASALLGTGQLSLAKYLFIVNGSDDPALRVEDIPAFFHHLLERVDWRRDLHFQTRTTIDTLDYSGSGFQQGSKLVIAAAGPRLRDLPSALPTDLSLPAGFGQPRLALPGILLIEGPPADSLRGQADEALERFCTSLAPEAAVNRFPLVVLVDDSDFCARTLNNFLWVTFTRSDPAVDIDGIGSATVSKHWGCTGSLVIDARSKTHHAPPLVDDPEVEKRVDALGARGGPLHGII
- a CDS encoding SHOCT domain-containing protein, with amino-acid sequence MRQKNVKSDCRTTLRRLAFAALALVILTGCSGSFLAGNKEDPSNYIWKHRDQYVRVEKQDRLTDTTPPNDHPVTIPAQQIENILGSLDAEYVEKGKLLPIFTSKEVVILSEAISTGLATAKTREDVTFAIAGVHRDFISFNSDRQYVTGRVFFVDGKLNLIIGDLHKPYIDNVERRLYPLEPGTRMYKAPDPRKPAPVAWKPVPMAGLETPTIAGVERPDWMVLNTDPQLWKTAVAQKKEAKETAKEAFREASEVRETSAQLEAEQQQLRSEIQEMKQTIEQMKQAPPAAAPTAAPSVAPAAPVSGDMKKIEDRLEILQRIREKGWITEQEYQAKKKEILDSF